One genomic window of Metopolophium dirhodum isolate CAU chromosome 4, ASM1992520v1, whole genome shotgun sequence includes the following:
- the LOC132942565 gene encoding uncharacterized protein LOC132942565 encodes MRRYRLPYWAFVPTLGVWPGVAGTGSGTGSAVAAAATIPPPPRGSVAVNLDSGRVTVVDDVAGRPEVGDAAADPNRKWRPAQVKPLHSNTPSVGGPSWLRKTAVAAAASDPVVQASQVKNSTAVATERPVTKIYLKPSARAKAGAGGVALSNPISTAVVRRGDTVSIEYLPDATAEAGEGGVAISRPELVIHFID; translated from the coding sequence ATGCGCAGGTATCGGCTGCCGTACTGGGCATTCGTGCCGACGTTAGGCGTTTGGCCCGGAGTCGCCGGAACCGGAAGTGGAACTGGATCAgcagtcgccgccgccgccacaatCCCACCTCCGCCCAGAGGATCCGTCGCCGTGAACTTGGACAGCGGCCGAGTGACAGTGGTTGATGACGTGGCAGGCCGACCGGAAGTCGGGGACGCGGCCGCCGACCCAAACCGGAAGTGGCGGCCGGCGCAGGTAAAGCCGCTGCACTCGAACACGCCGAGCGTCGGAGGACCGAGTTGGCTGAGGAAGAcggcagtggcggcggcggcgtcggatCCGGTCGTACAGGCGTCGCAGGTGAAAAACTCCACGGCCGTCGCCACTGAGAGACCGGTCACCAAGATATACCTGAAACCGTCGGCCAGGGCGAAGGCCGGTGCCGGCGGCGTGGCCCTCTCGAACCCGATCAGCACGGCCGTGGTCCGCAGGGGTGACACAGTCAGCATTGAATACCTTCCGGACGCCACTGCGGAAGCGGGCGAAGGCGGCGTGGCCATCTCCCGACCGGAACTGGTCATTCATTTTATCGACTGA
- the LOC132942564 gene encoding uncharacterized protein LOC132942564 isoform X3, with the protein MQNYGNGSVNIFNACNIVYRSDSVSELPLHEMESSTTENMLGRLKSIAHLRMAETKKPALDSITREELEALRDLLDKNLQKYQNYNEYSTRKRPSDPYIGQILHNLNGEPPSTGNNNMQQQQHHHYNNNNNNNNNNDGDDEQLSDHHQMPIRRKIIRHTVFATPMQGGNVGVPNRIYNGGDASSRIDWSSPWADYFPILIKDPLQTMMNSFSEIIEYGPAADICRHSTGDVATMVGEDANRLDGGISSRTTRRIVGGGKVSAVGPEARRRSRRNAVAARSEEEKGALLNHVRPFKHTTTTTVSPEPSKLFGWTPDKEATEHNGDTGPQIKRLVVRRGGVAIAGPGGIATAGSGGTAIVGPGGSAYSNKHTASGSSADVPVPAGGISMAGYGPQMVQGPTGYFAPYPQQNNGFGRSLRDASAGGTAYLSADGVAYTFPTPSRGLTASQRRRGAGDGREISLPDGAKLIATGPIVYYNPEPSVRKKSRKSKKSVKLVDHQF; encoded by the exons ATGCAAAATTATGGCAATGGATCGGTCAATATATTCAATGCGTGTAACATAGTATATAGAAG tGATAGCGTAAGCGAACTACCGCTACACGAAATGGAATCTTCGACTACGGAAAACATGTTGGGCCGATTGAAATCGATAGCGCACCTGCGAATGGCCGAGACGAAAAAGCCGGCATTGGATTCCATAACCAGAGAAGAGCTGGAAGCGCTTAGGGACCTTTTAGACAAAAACCTTCAAAAGTACCAGAACTACAACGAGTACTCGACGAGGAAACGGCCGAGCGACCCGTACATAGGTCAGATCCTCCATAACCTGAACGGTGAACCGCCATCAACCGGTAACAACAACATGCAGCAACAGCAACACCACcactacaacaacaacaacaacaacaataacaacaacgacggcgacgacgaacAACTGTCGGACCACCACCAGATGCCCATCAGGCGCAAGATCATCAGACATACGGTGTTCGCGACGCCAATGCAGGGCGGCAACGTGGGCGTTCCGAATCGGATTTATAACGGCGGTGACGCGTCGTCGAGGATCGATTGGTCGTCGCCTTGGGCCGATTACTTTCCGATATTGATCAAAGATCCGCTGCAGACGATGATGAACTCATTTTCCGAGATCATAGAGTACGGTCCGGCCGCTGACATTTGCAGGCACTCGACGGGCGACGTGGCAACCATGGTGGGTGAGGATGCCAACCGGTTGGACGGTGGGATATCGTCCCGGACTACTAGACGGATTGTCGGTGGCGGTAAAGTGTCCGCCGTTGGACCGGAAGCGCGGAGACGGTCGCGCCGGAACGCGGTGGCCGCGCGGTCGGAAGAGGAAAAGGGAGCGCTGCTGAATCACGTGCGGCCGTTCAAACACACGACTACGACGACCGTCTCGCCGGAACCGTCAAAGCTGTTCGGCTGGACGCCGGACAAGGAGGCCACCGAGCACAACGGCGACACGGGCCCGCAGATCAAGCGGCTAGTGGTGCGCCGCGGCGGCGTGGCGATCGCGGGCCCCGGCGGCATAGCCACCGCAGGATCCGGCGGCACGGCGATCGTGGGCCCCGGTGGGTCGGCGTACAGCAACAAGCACACCGCGTCCGGTTCCTCGGCGGACGTCCCCGTACCGGCCGGCGGCATCTCGATGGCCGGATATGGGCCACAGATGGTGCAGGGCCCGACCGGATATTTCGCGCCGTACCCGCAGCAAAACAACGGTTTCGGTCGGAGCTTGCGGGACGCGAGCGCCGGCGGCACGGCCTATCTGTCCGCGGACGGCGTCGCATACACGTTCCCCACGCCGTCCCGCGGCTTGACGGCGTCTCAACGTCGACGCGGCGCGGGCGACGGCCGTGAGATCTCACTTCCGGACGGCGCCAAGCTGATAGCCACCGGGCCGATAGTGTACTACAATCCGGAACCGTCCGTCCGGAAGAAGTCGCGCAAGAGCAAAAAGTCCGTGAAACTCGTCGACCACCAGTTCTGA
- the LOC132942564 gene encoding uncharacterized protein LOC132942564 isoform X1 has product MKPLNLAVLLFCLIAYGHSRPSDNDEHDEIIREAKRDNKHFQHDSVSELPLHEMESSTTENMLGRLKSIAHLRMAETKKPALDSITREELEALRDLLDKNLQKYQNYNEYSTRKRPSDPYIGQILHNLNGEPPSTGNNNMQQQQHHHYNNNNNNNNNNDGDDEQLSDHHQMPIRRKIIRHTVFATPMQGGNVGVPNRIYNGGDASSRIDWSSPWADYFPILIKDPLQTMMNSFSEIIEYGPAADICRHSTGDVATMVGEDANRLDGGISSRTTRRIVGGGKVSAVGPEARRRSRRNAVAARSEEEKGALLNHVRPFKHTTTTTVSPEPSKLFGWTPDKEATEHNGDTGPQIKRLVVRRGGVAIAGPGGIATAGSGGTAIVGPGGSAYSNKHTASGSSADVPVPAGGISMAGYGPQMVQGPTGYFAPYPQQNNGFGRSLRDASAGGTAYLSADGVAYTFPTPSRGLTASQRRRGAGDGREISLPDGAKLIATGPIVYYNPEPSVRKKSRKSKKSVKLVDHQF; this is encoded by the exons GTATTGTTGTTCTGTCTGATCGCCTATGGACACAGCAGACCGTCGGACAACGATGAACACGACGAGATCATAAGAGAAGCGAAGAGAGATAATAAACACTTCCAACA tGATAGCGTAAGCGAACTACCGCTACACGAAATGGAATCTTCGACTACGGAAAACATGTTGGGCCGATTGAAATCGATAGCGCACCTGCGAATGGCCGAGACGAAAAAGCCGGCATTGGATTCCATAACCAGAGAAGAGCTGGAAGCGCTTAGGGACCTTTTAGACAAAAACCTTCAAAAGTACCAGAACTACAACGAGTACTCGACGAGGAAACGGCCGAGCGACCCGTACATAGGTCAGATCCTCCATAACCTGAACGGTGAACCGCCATCAACCGGTAACAACAACATGCAGCAACAGCAACACCACcactacaacaacaacaacaacaacaataacaacaacgacggcgacgacgaacAACTGTCGGACCACCACCAGATGCCCATCAGGCGCAAGATCATCAGACATACGGTGTTCGCGACGCCAATGCAGGGCGGCAACGTGGGCGTTCCGAATCGGATTTATAACGGCGGTGACGCGTCGTCGAGGATCGATTGGTCGTCGCCTTGGGCCGATTACTTTCCGATATTGATCAAAGATCCGCTGCAGACGATGATGAACTCATTTTCCGAGATCATAGAGTACGGTCCGGCCGCTGACATTTGCAGGCACTCGACGGGCGACGTGGCAACCATGGTGGGTGAGGATGCCAACCGGTTGGACGGTGGGATATCGTCCCGGACTACTAGACGGATTGTCGGTGGCGGTAAAGTGTCCGCCGTTGGACCGGAAGCGCGGAGACGGTCGCGCCGGAACGCGGTGGCCGCGCGGTCGGAAGAGGAAAAGGGAGCGCTGCTGAATCACGTGCGGCCGTTCAAACACACGACTACGACGACCGTCTCGCCGGAACCGTCAAAGCTGTTCGGCTGGACGCCGGACAAGGAGGCCACCGAGCACAACGGCGACACGGGCCCGCAGATCAAGCGGCTAGTGGTGCGCCGCGGCGGCGTGGCGATCGCGGGCCCCGGCGGCATAGCCACCGCAGGATCCGGCGGCACGGCGATCGTGGGCCCCGGTGGGTCGGCGTACAGCAACAAGCACACCGCGTCCGGTTCCTCGGCGGACGTCCCCGTACCGGCCGGCGGCATCTCGATGGCCGGATATGGGCCACAGATGGTGCAGGGCCCGACCGGATATTTCGCGCCGTACCCGCAGCAAAACAACGGTTTCGGTCGGAGCTTGCGGGACGCGAGCGCCGGCGGCACGGCCTATCTGTCCGCGGACGGCGTCGCATACACGTTCCCCACGCCGTCCCGCGGCTTGACGGCGTCTCAACGTCGACGCGGCGCGGGCGACGGCCGTGAGATCTCACTTCCGGACGGCGCCAAGCTGATAGCCACCGGGCCGATAGTGTACTACAATCCGGAACCGTCCGTCCGGAAGAAGTCGCGCAAGAGCAAAAAGTCCGTGAAACTCGTCGACCACCAGTTCTGA
- the LOC132942564 gene encoding uncharacterized protein LOC132942564 isoform X2 — protein sequence MMFLQVLLFCLIAYGHSRPSDNDEHDEIIREAKRDNKHFQHDSVSELPLHEMESSTTENMLGRLKSIAHLRMAETKKPALDSITREELEALRDLLDKNLQKYQNYNEYSTRKRPSDPYIGQILHNLNGEPPSTGNNNMQQQQHHHYNNNNNNNNNNDGDDEQLSDHHQMPIRRKIIRHTVFATPMQGGNVGVPNRIYNGGDASSRIDWSSPWADYFPILIKDPLQTMMNSFSEIIEYGPAADICRHSTGDVATMVGEDANRLDGGISSRTTRRIVGGGKVSAVGPEARRRSRRNAVAARSEEEKGALLNHVRPFKHTTTTTVSPEPSKLFGWTPDKEATEHNGDTGPQIKRLVVRRGGVAIAGPGGIATAGSGGTAIVGPGGSAYSNKHTASGSSADVPVPAGGISMAGYGPQMVQGPTGYFAPYPQQNNGFGRSLRDASAGGTAYLSADGVAYTFPTPSRGLTASQRRRGAGDGREISLPDGAKLIATGPIVYYNPEPSVRKKSRKSKKSVKLVDHQF from the exons atgatgTTTTTACAG GTATTGTTGTTCTGTCTGATCGCCTATGGACACAGCAGACCGTCGGACAACGATGAACACGACGAGATCATAAGAGAAGCGAAGAGAGATAATAAACACTTCCAACA tGATAGCGTAAGCGAACTACCGCTACACGAAATGGAATCTTCGACTACGGAAAACATGTTGGGCCGATTGAAATCGATAGCGCACCTGCGAATGGCCGAGACGAAAAAGCCGGCATTGGATTCCATAACCAGAGAAGAGCTGGAAGCGCTTAGGGACCTTTTAGACAAAAACCTTCAAAAGTACCAGAACTACAACGAGTACTCGACGAGGAAACGGCCGAGCGACCCGTACATAGGTCAGATCCTCCATAACCTGAACGGTGAACCGCCATCAACCGGTAACAACAACATGCAGCAACAGCAACACCACcactacaacaacaacaacaacaacaataacaacaacgacggcgacgacgaacAACTGTCGGACCACCACCAGATGCCCATCAGGCGCAAGATCATCAGACATACGGTGTTCGCGACGCCAATGCAGGGCGGCAACGTGGGCGTTCCGAATCGGATTTATAACGGCGGTGACGCGTCGTCGAGGATCGATTGGTCGTCGCCTTGGGCCGATTACTTTCCGATATTGATCAAAGATCCGCTGCAGACGATGATGAACTCATTTTCCGAGATCATAGAGTACGGTCCGGCCGCTGACATTTGCAGGCACTCGACGGGCGACGTGGCAACCATGGTGGGTGAGGATGCCAACCGGTTGGACGGTGGGATATCGTCCCGGACTACTAGACGGATTGTCGGTGGCGGTAAAGTGTCCGCCGTTGGACCGGAAGCGCGGAGACGGTCGCGCCGGAACGCGGTGGCCGCGCGGTCGGAAGAGGAAAAGGGAGCGCTGCTGAATCACGTGCGGCCGTTCAAACACACGACTACGACGACCGTCTCGCCGGAACCGTCAAAGCTGTTCGGCTGGACGCCGGACAAGGAGGCCACCGAGCACAACGGCGACACGGGCCCGCAGATCAAGCGGCTAGTGGTGCGCCGCGGCGGCGTGGCGATCGCGGGCCCCGGCGGCATAGCCACCGCAGGATCCGGCGGCACGGCGATCGTGGGCCCCGGTGGGTCGGCGTACAGCAACAAGCACACCGCGTCCGGTTCCTCGGCGGACGTCCCCGTACCGGCCGGCGGCATCTCGATGGCCGGATATGGGCCACAGATGGTGCAGGGCCCGACCGGATATTTCGCGCCGTACCCGCAGCAAAACAACGGTTTCGGTCGGAGCTTGCGGGACGCGAGCGCCGGCGGCACGGCCTATCTGTCCGCGGACGGCGTCGCATACACGTTCCCCACGCCGTCCCGCGGCTTGACGGCGTCTCAACGTCGACGCGGCGCGGGCGACGGCCGTGAGATCTCACTTCCGGACGGCGCCAAGCTGATAGCCACCGGGCCGATAGTGTACTACAATCCGGAACCGTCCGTCCGGAAGAAGTCGCGCAAGAGCAAAAAGTCCGTGAAACTCGTCGACCACCAGTTCTGA